CTCATCGGACACCAACATAACTGCTTTACATTTATGAGTGGCCTAAAAagttcaaataaaataataattagttcttttttaagaaataaaattaaaagtaaaaaagttatatatGATACTATACCTTCCTCTTTATCGGTAAAACAATTTGACCAACATCAACTTTATATTTCGGAATGGTCTAAAACAGGTAAATAAATACATAAGTAACTATCATAATTCGAACAAAATATCGAATCAGAAATACTCACATCAGAAACAACTATGGAGGACAGACTCGGTTCAGAaataaaaatatttgtttttcgtGTAGGATCAACCTATAAAACAAAAGAGTATAAAAATATTAATATAGAATGAATTAATACATTGAATTATATAATACTTAAGTAATCAGATATACATGGGAGTTATTCTTCGGTATCAAAAATTTGTCCAGGTCCATCTCAAAGTTGCTTTTGTCCTGAAAAAAGGAAAAcgtataaataaaaaaatgtaaagtAATCAACTTAAattcataaaaatataattaaGTAACTGAACCAAAACCTTTAAACTtagattttcatcaacaacaacattTGTTTTCCCCTTCGGATCATCgtaagaaacataaaacattaacggtttaaaatgaaaaaatataggtaaaacaattcagttaattacaaactcctataaatgaacacaaacttttaAACTTTGATTTTTATCACAAACAACACTTGCTTTGCATATCGGATCGGTTTTTTTATCTCAATCATCTTTGAACTACATATAAGGGAAAAGTGTTTAACAATATAATAAGAATGATAAttaaaaatttaataaaatacgAAAAAAAACAATGACAAAAAATTACCTTCTTCTTAAGGTCTTCCATTTCAAGTAGATATGAGAAAAAGTTATCAAACTTCGAATCATCAATATCCTACACAATTAACAATAAACAAATgtataaatacaaaaaaatatttaTGATAAGTTTTAATAAATTAGATTAAAATATAGGGGTTTACATTGAACACAGACTCAAAACTTGCCAACTGAAATTTGTCATCTTCACATTCCACAACAACACTTTCCTGAAAGTCAGTTTCGGCAGTACTACACTTCTCCTTATGTTCGGACtacaaaaaaagataaaaaataacaATGTGTGAAATTCAAGATCTACTTGTAAGCTCGCATTAATAACTAAATAATAGTATAGATGTATAATTCTAACCGCAATAAccaaatcatcaccatcatcaccatagATGGAGTCATCCAAAACAACTAACTCAACCTTGTTGTTCTGAATTTGAGTACTGGTTTGATGATTAAAGACTGAAAGCTCGAAAATTTTATTTCCAACCATTGAAAAGACAAAGATAGATCGGCTGTCTAAGGTAAGATCGTTTACCATCTTAGAACATCCATGAGTAAAAACACAGCTGTCAGTTAATCCGTCCATCTTAACGTTCCAAAATCTATCTCCTAAATAAAGAGTTGATTGACCACCAATTGAAATTTTTCCCATAAAATTGCCTCCAAAATTCATCAGCCATGACCTGCATAGGCAGTgataattaaaaattaatttaaaaaccAATATACAGAAAGAAAACATTATTCATCATACTGATTGTATAATATACTACTTACAATAACGCCTTTGTCAGGTGTGATTTTGGATATAAAGCAGTATTGATGAACAAATGATTTAAACACCATTAGAAAgaatgatgattgtccaaatgaCTGAAACATAAGATAGTTATTTTTTCTTATACAACTATCCCGAACAACTTTGGTGAAGCCATCAGCAAGAACATGGCCAACATCAGTTTTTTTCAGTCTTACAAACCATAACTTGTTGCCATCAACAATCTTAACTGAATCTTTGTAAGGTGGTTGGTCTCCCCAAATCATTGAAGCAAAGTCATTAGGTATTTGCTatgagtttaaaaaaaataaaaaaaaaaagacaaacatcagtttactaaaaatatgattagtattTAGAATACCAATAACCGTACCAAAAATATCTGGTCATCTTCCTgaataagctttaaaaatgaaggactgTTGTTCATTGGATCCATATCTGAAAATTAAATATGAAGGTTTTTTACAAAATTAAACGGTAAAGTATTTAtagaaacacaatcaatattTCTCAATAAGCTTTAAAACTTATCTCAATAGTTTTGTTATTACTGATTCACCCACTATTGTTGGTAGGTAGCCAATGCAAATGCAGCTTGTATTCTTATCTTGAAAATAGAATAATTACTGAGCGAAGTAAAAGAATACAAAAAACTGAAGGAGCCCTATGCAGAGCAAAGTAAACACAAAATTCAAACACCTATTAGTTCATCAAAGCACTTATTCTGCAATCCAAATAAAAACACTCGGTAAAATTAGTTTAAAATATACCTTCACATTATGTTTTATATCCAagtcaaaacacaaaataatacatTGAAAGAAATTATAAAGCAAGAGAATTCAAGTAATAGAAAtattgaattttgatgttaattacCTTAGCGTTATCCCCTGTAAGCGGAAGAGAATAATCAATTAACAAAGAAACCTTCTTATATCACTTCATCAATTCTGTCACATTAAAGATGAATTAAGTTAATTGAAAAAGGAATGGCTAAATGGATGAAACACATTAATGGTTTACttccaaatttaaatttaaaaaaatgattgacttccaaatttaaaatcaaacacattaatggcaaacttcaaaatttaaatttaagataatgattgacttcgaaattaaaattttaaaatcacacacaataatggtttacttcaaaatataaatttaaaataataattgactatcattataccggatcaaaaaacaccaaaaaacgataaaattaaaattacctctTGTGTTCGAAAAAGATTCAGACTCATGCAGTTGCATAAGTCATCATCAATAAGTTCAAGACATTGACCATATGGAACTTTTCCTTCCCACAATAAGCTTGCAAAATCATACGGTATTTCCTATGAATCGAAACAAAAAACATATAAgcttaaaatttaattttaatgatgtaaaacttatatgtaacaaccaataaatatttttaatatgattgttgaataatttgaatCTAATTAGCTATATAGAAACCAATAATTGTTGATTAAAGTTTATTAAAAATTAGGATAATTAACAATTATACAAAATGAATATAGTCAACttctattttaggtaactttatttaaaaataagccaaatataatttaaatttaaaactactataatatgttggaagatttaatcaaaattatatatagaattttaaattttaaaccacTAACATGTCTTTGTACATTGAACCCACTTAAAAAGGAAATCCAATTAATGTTATTaactccaaatcgtttacttccaTAATATCCTccaaatcaaaattttgaattttaaatcaaGTTATTATCTATCATCTAAATAAGGAAATTATCAGCGAAATATACTAAAAACACATTTGTTgacatttttaaaaaatattaatatattctTAAAACAGGCTTCTAATAATTAAAACGATATTAGAAAACATACAAATGTTAGCATCTTGAAGGACATAATCATCTAAAATACAGTGAAAGTTCAAAACTCAATTCCGTATCtattattttaatgatttaaagcatATACGGTAAAAACCAATAAATTTTTTAatatgattgttgaataatttgaatCTAATTAGTTATATAGAAACCAATAATTGTCGATTAGAGGTTATTAAAAATTAGGATAATTagcaattataaaaaataaatgtagtcaacttctatttcaggtaactttatttaaaaataaatcaaatataatttaaatttaaaattactataatatgttggaagaatttaatcaaaattatatataaaactcTAAATTTTAAACCATTAACATGTCTAGGTACATTGAACTCACCTAAAAAGGAAATCCAATTAATGTTATTaactccaaatcgtttacttccaTATTATACTCCAAAtcaaaaatttgaatttaaaatcaagttattatatatcctctaaataaggaaataaaaattaacaataataattttgGAACAAACGGATGGATAGCACCGAACCGTTATCATGATCCGAAATTCAATTGTCAAACATCAAGGATCAAACCATTAAACTCCAAGAACAAATATGATATTCAATCAAGCTTCAAACAAAACAATAGAAACGTGGAGCAAAGATTCTGACAAAACAATATTACAAACTTAAAAAAGAGAAAACAACTATAACATTCAACTAACCTCTGTTGCTTATTGAATGATCGGAGTCCGATTGTTATCCAAGATTTAGGGATTCAcatgaaaatcaaaataaacaaaaatcagTAAGTTTGATAAATGTCCAATACATGAGTTTGATAAATGTCCAATACATGATTAACGTTCATAGACACTACATAAATCAGAGAATGTAGATGATGATAACAAAACCTCTGATCTTGATATTGTttgcaaaaaaaatataaatgttCAATCGCTTAGATTAAAGATGCACAGTAGAtaaacaacaaactaaaacaacataccttcaatTTTATGATCGGATCTACAAAATTCAGAACAACATAACTTATTTTGGTAGACTAACAATCCGAGTCCGAATTTCAAAAAAGATTGAGGGTTCACCATGAGAAAATACAAACCAtaaatcattcagaacatatattaatAAGTAAAAAAATAATGAACAGAAAGgatataaaattacatattacAAACTTAAAAAAGATAAAACAACTATAACACTTAACTAACCTCTTTTGATTGACGAATTACCGGAGTCCGAAATCAGATCTACAGAAATCagaacaaagaaaaagttattacaAATCATAACAAAGATTATTAGAAATccaaagaaagaaaaagataaaGTTTGATCGGATCTACTGAAATCAGAACAAAGAAAACGTTATTAGAAATCAAAAGAATCTTTATAAAATGAACTTTATATACAATTGAACAACATAAATAACAACATACCTTTAATTTCTTTAATCAGATCTACAGAAATCAGAACAAAAATGGTTTTTAGCAATCAAAACAATATTCATAAAAACAACTTTGTATAATACAATCGAATAACATAAATAACAACACACCTTTAATTTCTTTTATCGGATCTATAGAAATGAGAAAACAAATGGTTTTTAGCAATCGAAACAATCTTTATAAAAACAACTTTGTATatacaataacataaacaacgcAGATCTAGGTTCGATTAGGTATATTTACCTTTGATCTTGATAAAATCTTGAAGATCCGATGAGACGATGAACAATTGTAGAAGAAAAAGAAGATAGAGAAGGGAGATTCGGTAGGTATGATTTCGGTGAACAATTTTGGCTATTTTTGCGGGTATTATTTTAGGGAGATTGAAGATACCTTATAATAAAGATGAAGGAGAATGAAGATTATTGACTCGGAATGGCAATGCTTGAATCGTATGCTTGAACCAGAAGGGAGATGAAAGGAAAATGGAGATGAATGTGGTGTCTAGGGTTTTGGAAAATAACATATAGGATCCATTTTCTGTTGACCCGACCCAACTCAATTCGGATCCCGCCTTTTTTCCTTGGAATCGTGATTGTTGAAAGCTAATTGGGATTTCCCTCCTAAACCAAATTGCCACATCAGCCTAGATGGCCAAAGACAAAGGACACAtagcccaaatccatctcatttatatatatatatatatatatatatatatagattcaataaagtatataacaccaatcagcaagtatataacatcatACAGTAAGTAGATAACActattcagtaagtatataacaccattcagcacatatataacaccattcaataaagtatataacaccatacaataaagtatataacacccttcagcacatatataacaccattcaatagagtatataacactatacaataaagtatataacaccattcagcacatatataacaccattcgaTAATCATTACATCTCCGTATCACCTTCTTCTCCACTACCGGCACCACCATTGTCGTCCGCCGACGTTGGGAGGTGGCCGACACCGCCTCTCTATGAGGAAAATGATCTGATTGAATGAAACATACAATCATGGTTCCACTAGAAACCACTCAGTTAATTTTCGAAAGTCCACAATTGACGTTGCGATGGTGGCAAGATGGTGCGGCGGTGGAAAGGAAGTGCGACAATACGGTGGTGGCAAGGTGGCGCGACGGTGGTGCGAtggttgttgatgaaaatgaTTCGAATTGGAGGAGGAGGATTCAAATTCTGGAACAAGAAAGAGAAATCATAATTTTAGAGAACTGATTTACAGTTTCCTAAAATCAAGTGGATATAAAAGACAGAATTGCCCATAgaattttcaaatcagtccaaattaataaaaataatttacagtttggtccctattgatttcaaccattagatcaaagatctaatggctgagattcttttttacccttctcacacttttggtcctTTTTACAGGAACCTCAATCTGTTGTGTAATTAATTCAGTAGAAACAGTGGCATCTTggggggtgggataaggcttattaccattaggtcatgggttcgattcccacaagaggGGGTTTtcttattgggtttcctcctgaattggtatATAGACATTATTGCTtaatggagatggatatgatcgggtggttccgctggtggcacgatgatactccagtggtccgtcagtgatccaaatttgccgttcaagaaacaaaaaaaaaaagtacgTGTTGTTTGGAATTTTGTCAGAACAATAAAAATTGAAGTTGTActtatttttagaaatttttatacTATAAATAAGCAAGTTTTTCTTGCATTATTAGTTGTACCATGTGCATGAGGTGATTTTCAAAAaaattcttcttttatttttcattttcattttcattttcattttccatttaaagtttttatcttttcatttaactttttttatttatttacaatttaacctcaacactttttttattttcaactttagtcctttatacttttcatcttttacaagtTTTTTGTTCTACGTTTCGTTCAAAATTTGGCGAGTCAACACGCTGCAACGTGTGTGTATGGTTCAATGTTTTTTGTCTGCTTTTCCTATTTGACAGGCCCGTCGCAACACGTCTATTATGCTTCGTTTGACAAGTTTGTTCTAATGTGCGGGTCCTAAATTGACTTAGTTTTTTCTTTCTACGTTTTACATTTCagtctaatttcttcgcatttCAATGACTTTACGTCTGTTTTTCGTTCAAAGTtatttttactctttttatttattttattttacgaGCTCTTCTGTTGGTGGTGGTGTGGCATTGGGCTACTTGGCACATTTTTACACATAtgtttaacctattaaatttttaactaaaaataattTGTTTCAAGTTTACCcttatacttcctttacttaaaaaaaactatttttaagtgcatatttttatgtacgtgtcggtatgaATTTGATTTTCTCTATTCGACATAAACTTTTTTCTGGAAATAAGTCAGATCAAATATAATATGCTTTTGTTCAAAAAACATTTTTACGTCCATATTTatatgtacgttttggtataaattcgagttggtgtATGTTTCAAAGTAAACTTTTTTTGGGAAATGAgtgaggtcaaatataatatgctTACTTGCTTATTATATGAATGTTTCGCAAATTTTGTTTCGAACTGACtggagtcaaattgtggtttcttTTTTTCCCTTTATTTCCAAAAGTTCTAATTAATCTCTTTCGATTATACATGTCAATTTTTCTGTTATACCTGTTATGTTTTCTATGATATGTCGAAATGCACGTTTTCATATGATTAACACATCACATAatgtttggactaatccattcgatgtACCCTCGCCGCAACACGCACGAGTGTTATTGCTAGTTTGGGTTTAAAATAGTACGTTTAGAAAGAAACAGAAGCCTAAATTGAAGTAATGAAATTTAGCAAGCTTATTTAGAAATAGTATATATACTAAATTTGAACTTAGGACTTCATTAGTGATTATCAGGAGACCTTTCCAGCCAGTTTATTTAGAAACAATATATACACTAAATTTGAACTTAGGACTTCATTAGTGATTATCAGGAGACCTTTCCAAGCCTAAGGATTTACTTATGCGCTATTGTTTAAGGTGGGTCTTGAACATTGATGTGATCAACGGAGTGATCCCGAGCTGGCACAAATTATTCTAGGGAATGACTTGATTAATTACAAGATCTCTTAAAACTACGTCATCGTCAACGATCTGAATATAGCAGGCAGCAAGAGGAGGAGATGGAAGTGGTGTTCCTCTGAAGGTATGATTATAAAAAAGGTAGTGGCACATTCATGCTTTATTTTCATTCATGGGTAATTTTGTAACCTAACTTCATTGTTCAACGTCTTCATGGGCGATTTGTAATCAACCGTTTGTTGATAGTGAAAGTGATAAGGATCCGTTTGCTTCATTATCTTTATCAAACAAACTATATCCACCCATTCATTTACATTTCCGTAGAGGTGACTCATCTACTAATGAATGGATCGATTTGGGCAGTGTTAATAATTACTCTTAAGGGAATGGGTCAAATGGTTAAACTAATACTCTTTTATATAGATTCAAAGTaagatttttttttgtattcatTTGATCATTTCTCCCCTattttgttttcaattttgtAGTAGTTCATCTTATTTTTTACATTAATGTTTTTCAATTTCTTGCGTGAGTGGCTTTATTTCTTACAAAAGGACACTGCTCTAGCCACATCAGTTGTTTGTTTATGAGTCCATGTTTGCAGTTGAAGATGGCACATTCCTGCAAATTTCCAGGTGATTTTTTCAAGTTCTTCATTATCAAAAAGAAATCCATTCAAACAATTTTCTTCTACAAATTCTTCTATTTAATATTGTTGTTGTGGTGAGCTGGTTGGTTAGGAAAAACAATCTATGTTAAGTGCTGATATATAATTGaactagtttaagaacccgcgaGGTTCGCGGGTGGACTAAAACACAAATGAATAACTTTAATTTATTGAAGTAATCGTTTGAATTAAATAACCGTTCatgtaacgctccgcattttcgAACCTTTCTTATTTTAGCAAGTCGTGTTGTACCTTCCATATTTAGACACTTGAACTCTCTTTGTAATCTACTTTCGTTCCGTTTGTAATtcgagactattgatcataatgaaaacgaagCTATTTTATTCATGTTTGTGTTAGACTTATGTGCAAATTTTCACGCTTGAACGATATATTCGTTATTACGCTCGATACTCGTTAAACTAGTTGAAACTATTAAAATGATGAGATTCAAATCCTAAATCTCGAAACTCGAAAGCTTTGTGAAACGAATAATCGATTAaagaataattttttttattcattATAAATATGGTCACTTTTCAAATTGTTtggattaattaaattaattaattttatttaaaagtttaataacctagttagtctcgtt
Above is a window of Helianthus annuus cultivar XRQ/B chromosome 14, HanXRQr2.0-SUNRISE, whole genome shotgun sequence DNA encoding:
- the LOC110905951 gene encoding uncharacterized protein LOC110905951 yields the protein MVGNKIFELSVFNHQTSTQIQNNKVELVVLDDSIYGDDGDDLVIASEHKEKCSTAETDFQESVVVECEDDKFQLASFESVFNDIDDSKFDNFFSYLLEMEDLKKKDKSNFEMDLDKFLIPKNNSHVDPTRKTNIFISEPSLSSIVVSDTIPKYKVDVGQIVLPIKRKATHKCKAVMLVSDESLIVHRTRSKFRNKNESVVVDKFMAAETTSVSRKRSTLKRSKTISIIEFTKVAENRMRLPSAISDELSLSFHNLRDVSIQNIRCEVTNMKTIAEKNGDGYRYGFSKWSAFLKSNQIHMALLFSLNMSSLRSF